The region GCGCCCGGCACTTGGTAACCTGCACCTGGACGGGCGGAGCCGAGTCTGCAGGAGAAAAAAGGCCGGGCGATTCGGGCGGCACCGGCGGCGCGGCGGCTTTTGGGCTTTATAACGGCGGTGGTGGCAGCTGCAAGTCTCACTCATTTCCGGCGTCCGGCTCTGTCCCCTTGGCTTCCGGAAGACGAGTGGAGACAGACTTCATAGACGTGGTGCTGGCGAAAGCCGCGAGGGACCTCCCACTCCCCGCTTTTGTGTGTCACTTCCGGCGGTAGGCGGCGCCTGCGCCTCGCAGCCCCTCAGCCTCCCGCCGGGCGCGGCCCCGCCTCGCTGCCGCCTCGGACCGCGCGGGGTGCGCCCCCCACAGGCGCTGTGCGCGGGCGGTGACCAGAGTCATCAGAGCCACAGCGCCGACCACTGTAGGCAGACCCATTTGTCACGCCCTCGGAGATCAGGTCAGCAGAACAGGGACCCTCCAGCAGGGACGACCTAGGTCTAGAATAGCACAGGAACTCTGTGGTACCCTCTTCAGGGGCGCGGGGATCCACGCATTTGTTGAGGACCCTAGGACTTGTCCGAATCCCCTGTGAAACTGCACCCCTGTTTGTCTTAAGAAGTGGAAGGGAATCCTTTTCAGGGTTGTGtccctttttagaaagaagtttactGAAGCCCCCAATTTAAGATGGTTCAACTTAAGTCAGCTAAAGAGTCTTTAGACCAATTTATAATCTGTACGCCCTGGCTTTGAGATGTCCCTTCTTTTGggaccaaaccaatgtatgccttccatgtattgatttataactttacctgcaattcctgtctccctaaaatgtataaaaccaaactgtaactccACCAGagttgctcaaggcttcttgggtgtggcttcagGCTTCTTGAGTATGGCTCTAGGTCATCGTACTCAAATTttgctcagaataaatctctttaaattattttatggattatggcttcttttccatcgaCAATGTTATTATACACTTTCATAAATAACCTTTTTGTGATAACATTCTATTAACTTGGTAGAGCATCCTACTGTATGTTGACTTTTGAATaggtcatgatttttaaaaagttaatattttgctTATCTCATTTGCTCATAATTGTCCTTGCTTATAAGCTGTCCTATTACAAGCAGCCTAAAGCCTTTTCTCAGTTCATTTCTGGACAGTCTTTcacctacttcttttctttttcttcggTTTCCTTTGATCAGTTACCAACTCATGTAGTTAGCTTTTCAGCACCAAATTAATTCTCTTAAGTTTCAAGCCAGTGAAACCACCTGTTTCCTGAACATCCTGCATGTAAAATCTTCCAAACTTACCGTTTTGAACATTGTCTTTCTCAGCTAGCTACCTGCTCTTCCTCTGATAGTCCCATTAGCAATTAGTAGCATTGTCACAACCAAGCTAGAGACAGGAGAGCTGGTCTGCACTCCTCTCTTCATTTTCTCCACAGCTACTTGGCTACCATGTGCATGAGATGGAAAAATATGCTGGGTGAAGAAATCCTGGAGTTCTCACAGTTCAGTACACTCGCTCCAAGGAGATGTAAGATCCTTCGGGTTATGAGctgtgtttttgagattcattttttttctttttaatttggggtcttttttatttttatacacatgaCAAGATTTTACACCAAGAATAGTCAGTTAAATAGTACAAATTTACATTCaagaagaatgttaaaaaaaattcaactaaaaAACCCACTTCTTCCTGTGACCCACAATCCCAACATTTTACAGTGCAGGGGAGGAAGGGACTGGGGGTAGCATCCAGAACAAGTCTCTCCCAAAAGAAATGACTTAAATTTCACATTCCCTCTTCACACAGGATCCAAATGGTTAAAGTATAATTTACAACTCATCTTTTTCAGCTGTAGATTCCTTTGCTGTTTCTTGTTCTTCTTCCTCGGTCCCTGCGTCCATGTCTTCTTCCTCGTCTTGCTCTGTGTCTTCTGTTGTTTCTTCAGGTTCTTCTTCGGGCTCTTCTTCCACCTTTGTGTCAGGGTCAATGTTTAAGCTGAGGCGAAGCATTCTTTCTATCCTATCTCCATATGCTTTAGTGTCCAGTAAAAGATACCCTGACCGAAGTGTCGCTGTTTCAAACAAAACGACAGCAAGATCCAAAACTGTTCTgtcatcttcatcttcctttaTTGCATTAGTAGTGCACATTTCCATTCTAAGTCAGTATTAAGACATTTCCCTTATTAACTATaccattcaaaaacaaaaacaaatatttcattgcACATCAAATTTTCTATTTACCATTTGCATTTATACATAGACCCTTGGTTTCTTATTCAGTTCAATAAATGCTACCAGCATTTAGTTTGGTGCCCAGAGTATCACAGATTTAGGTAGTTATTTTAATTAGACTTTTGTATTCTTTTGAtatatttctattgtttcttagtttctaacacaaaaatatatttcagctTATCGGATACTTTGTCCCTGTATCTGTTCAGGCATTTTTCTGAGTAGTCCTCATTCCTTTAAtggagaatggtatttagaagTCAAGGTCAAGGTGCAACTTGTACTCATTATTATTAAGGTATAATGGCTTGTAAGGCCTTTCAGTGAACAGAGTTAAGgaacatgtgtgtacacacacacacgcatacatatTTATAGGTTTTGTATCTATATATGTTGAAAATCATGAGTTCCCACCCTTATCTCGAATTGCATGCTATACTACAAGGTTCATTTTTAGTATTTCAGGTGAGTAATTTATTTCTCCAACTATCAGAAAtatgtatgtttacatatttaattaatcCTCCTGTCTATAGGTATCTCTTACTGCCACCACTGTCCTTTTCAGGTGTGGATGTCCTCCTCTGCTCACTCCGGCTTAGACATCAATGTGCCTGGCAGCTGTGTTATGTAGACACGCTCCTCAACCCACCGGGTATCCAACACCTTACATCAAACAAGCCTTCTATGCCAAGCCCCTCTTCACCCTACTTGGGCTCTGACACTCTGTTCTGAGACACTACAACACTCCCCAAGTGCCCCCTTTTGTGAGGCTGCCAATTTTGCTTGGCTCACCTTATACCTATCAGATTGAATTattcagaaagggaagaaaaaaatactatattccTTCCCTACCCCCATTGTTTTATTGAGGTATCATTGACATGAAAGTATGCATGTatttaagtgtacaatttgatgaattttcatatgtatatatcatCACAATCAAGATAACAAACACATCTATATCCTCCTcattcattttgagttttttaaaaattaaactttttggtTCTAGGTGAGtatagattcacatgcagttaTAAGGTACAATAGAGACGTCTTATGTACACTTTACCCAGTTTCCTCCAGTGGTAACATCTTACAAAACTGCAGGGTAGTATCACAACCTTTGACATTGACATTGAGATAGTCAAGATACTGAACATTTCTTTCACTGCTAGGATCTCTCGTGTCATCATTTTAGAGACATACCCACTTTCCTTCTGCTCCTACTCCCTCAAATctagtttccatttttataattttgccttttcagaCATGTAAAATCAACTTTGGGGGATTGGTTTTTCTTACTCTGTTCAAATCTCTGGAGATTCATCTAGGCTGCTGTGTTTATCAGCAGATCATTCATTTTATTCCATGGAACTGGTGTACTACAGTTTACTTTACCACACAGTGAATGacaattgggttgtttccagtttggggctattacaaataaagcttctataaacatttatgtagagATTCTGTGTgaaaaaagtcttcatttctctatAATAAATAGCGAAGGGTATAATCACTGAGTCCCATGAAGGTGTTACGTTTAGTTTTTTATGAAGCtgtcaaacaatgtaacccattTCTCCTCATCTTTGCCAGGATTTGGTATTGTcactattttcaaagaaaaattttatccaTTCTGACAAACATGTAGTGATAGCTcagtgtgtttttaatttgcatttcctgaatggtgagcattttttcaaaactttctacCCAGCACCTAAAACTCTCCACATGGCTGTTCACCAGGGATTCTATCATGAATCCCCAGGCTTGATTTTTGTAGGAAGCAGAGGACAAGCATGTTAGGTCTGTTTCTCATTTATATGATAGCCCTTGAGCAGACTATTTCTCATTGTTTTCTCAGTGTCTTCTGATGCAATTAATAAAGATTGCTGAGTAAATGTTTTGTAAAGTGTTTTGCAAATACTTTCATTAAACAGGACATTGGAGTATCAACAAttcttatgttttataaatacagaGGCAAAAAGCAGTGTAGATTCTTTCTGATTGTATGGCACAAGCCTAATTATCCAAGGTCATAGTCAGCTCAGGCTGTGATCACTCAGAGTGGAATATACagatttctttacttatttttttattaaatcataactttgtgcatcgatgcatttatggggttcagggtactgcttcgatatacaatgtgaaatgtttacattgaactaagtaacacatccatcacaattatactcatttcttaataattttgaaatgtaccattgcatcatgcacattagcaaacaccctccctccacctaacccctcctcccctcccctctcagagTGGAACATATAAAGCCTACTCTGCCCTCCCACCTCTGCATGCCACTCACTTCCTCAGGAAAggcttatgatttttttaaattgaatcataactgtgtacaataatgcatttatggggtacaacttatgattttttaaatccttCTTCAGGCTTTTCAGTAATGATTCTATTGCAAATTAGATCTCACCCAAAGGCAGCAGAAGTGTGGAGTCTGGGGTCACATACCCAAGTGAAAAGCACTCGTCCTCCTGGGGTTTGTTGGCAGGACTGACACATCACCTTGCATCTGGCTGTGAGACGGTGTCTCATGGAGGTCCTCAAGACTCTCCTTAACCAGGgatattttgttcatttccagGACAGGCACAGCAACATTCCCTGCAGGTGGCCAGTAAAGATGGCAGCACATCTATTGTGGTGGCCCTCTGTGACACAAACTGCAATTTGGACATCTCAAGGTATGCACATGGAACAAGATCCCTGCAGATTCCACCTGTGTTCATCTGTTCACCTGCTTCTGGGTTTGGGCCAAGAAGCATCTCTTGTTTGCATCTCTTCATTGTTCAAAGTGAATGTTACACAGGTGGACGTGTTCTTTTCTACAGGGCTCTGCCATTTGAAGgcatattttaatgtgtttactTTTGAATAATTTCCAAGAGTAACCGAAAATTATCACATTAACAATTACTTCCTGCCTAGCCTGGCTCAGCTCTGATGGGCATCCAGAATGTGTATATACAGTCCTGTGGAAAAATCAGAGAACATGGTACAAACTGgagcatcttcaaaaatacccAATGATATTGAATTTGATTAAGATTCCTAGACCACATTTTTTCCTAAGCTTTCCCATTAAGagttttttattcaaaaattccTAATACCGTTTTTTGTGCTAAATAAATTTCGTAAGATGAAGGGGATAATTTGGcaaatgataaagaaataaaaataactaattgtgtGCTCCTAGGTTCATAAAATAACCTGTATGTTGACTCTTAGAAATTAGCTA is a window of Nycticebus coucang isolate mNycCou1 chromosome 18, mNycCou1.pri, whole genome shotgun sequence DNA encoding:
- the LOC128570205 gene encoding endoplasmin-like, coding for MEMCTTNAIKEDEDDRTVLDLAVVLFETATLRSGYLLLDTKAYGDRIERMLRLSLNIDPDTKVEEEPEEEPEETTEDTEQDEEEDMDAGTEEEEQETAKESTAEKDEL